From one Pedobacter faecalis genomic stretch:
- a CDS encoding polysaccharide deacetylase family protein → MYLIKSPRLLKWYYPELTWHMERTDKVIYLTFDDGPIPDVTPFVLKTLRMFEAKATFFCIGDNVRKYPEIFSALKDEGHSIGNHTFNHLKGWKTHDKIYLENFELCQEITGTELFRPPYGRIRKSQIAEIKRRYPNLKVVMWDVLSGDFDLQLSPVKCLNNVLTHTENGSIVVFHDSQKAFDRLKYALPKTLEHFAAQGYTFRAL, encoded by the coding sequence ATGTACCTGATTAAATCGCCCCGCCTGCTTAAGTGGTATTACCCTGAGTTGACCTGGCACATGGAGCGCACTGATAAGGTTATATATCTGACCTTTGACGACGGACCCATACCGGATGTTACACCCTTTGTGCTAAAAACCTTACGGATGTTTGAGGCCAAAGCGACTTTTTTCTGTATTGGCGACAATGTCCGGAAGTATCCGGAAATATTCAGCGCCTTGAAAGATGAGGGGCACAGTATTGGCAATCACACCTTTAATCATTTGAAAGGCTGGAAGACGCATGACAAGATATATCTGGAGAATTTTGAGTTATGCCAGGAAATCACGGGCACAGAGCTGTTCAGACCCCCGTACGGACGCATCAGGAAGTCTCAGATTGCGGAAATCAAGCGCCGCTACCCTAACTTGAAGGTTGTTATGTGGGATGTTCTTAGCGGCGACTTTGACTTGCAACTTTCGCCGGTGAAATGCCTCAACAATGTTTTAACACATACTGAAAACGGTTCCATTGTCGTGTTCCACGACAGCCAGAAAGCGTTTGACAGACTAAAATACGCGCTGCCTAAAACGCTGGAACATTTTGCTGCGCAAGGTTACACCTTCCGGGCCCTTTGA
- a CDS encoding aconitate hydratase, with amino-acid sequence MAFDIEMIKKVYANFGPRVEAARKLVGRPLTLSEKILYAHLWEGHAGAPYKRGADYVDFAPDRVAMQDATAQMALLQFMQAGRPEVAVPSTVHCDHLITAKNGAEFDLPAANTESREVFDFLASVSNKYGIGFWKPGAGIIHQVVLENYAFPGGMMIGTDSHTVNAGGLGMVAIGVGGADACDVMAGLPWELKFPKLIGVKLTGKLNGWTSAKDVILKVAGILTVKGGTGAIVEYFGEGATNMSCTGKGTICNMGAEIGATTSTFGYDESMERYLRATNRADVADAANAIKEYLTGDPEVYADPEKYFDQLIEINLSELEPYLNGPFTPDLATPISKMKEVAQANDWPLKVEWGLIGSCTNSSYEDLSRAASIAKQAIDKGLTTKAEFGINPGSEQVRYTADRDGLLGTFKDLNATIFTNACGPCIGMWDRVGAEKQEKNTIVHSFNRNFAKRADGNPNTFAFVTSPEIVAAIAIAGDLGFNPLTDTLTNSAGEQVKLDPPKGDELPVNGYAVEDAGYQAPAEDGSHVQVIVSPTSHRLQLLDPFAAWEGTDLKGLRLLIKAKGKCTTDHISMAGPWLKFRGHLDNISNNMLIGAVNYYNEKTDFVKNALTGEYGPVPATQRAYKAAGIGSIVVGDENYGEGSSREHAAMEPRHLGVRAVLVKSFARIHETNLKKQGMLALTFADKDDYDRIFEDDVVDIVGLTSFAPNTPLTLVLNHADGSKEEIVVNHSYNAQQIEWFKAGGALNIIRREAAAKNA; translated from the coding sequence ATGGCTTTTGATATAGAAATGATCAAGAAGGTGTATGCAAACTTCGGTCCCCGTGTGGAAGCAGCCCGTAAGTTAGTAGGCAGACCTTTAACACTTTCAGAAAAAATACTTTACGCCCATCTTTGGGAAGGACATGCAGGCGCCCCTTATAAGCGTGGTGCCGACTATGTGGATTTTGCCCCTGACCGTGTTGCCATGCAAGATGCGACTGCCCAGATGGCTTTGCTGCAGTTTATGCAGGCGGGCCGACCAGAGGTGGCAGTTCCTTCTACGGTGCATTGTGATCACCTGATTACGGCAAAGAATGGTGCTGAATTTGACCTTCCGGCCGCAAATACAGAAAGCCGGGAAGTATTCGATTTCCTTGCTTCGGTTTCAAATAAATATGGCATTGGCTTCTGGAAACCAGGTGCAGGTATCATACACCAGGTTGTTCTGGAGAATTATGCCTTCCCTGGCGGAATGATGATTGGTACTGACTCCCATACCGTTAACGCGGGTGGATTGGGTATGGTTGCCATTGGTGTTGGTGGTGCTGATGCATGTGATGTGATGGCTGGCCTGCCCTGGGAGCTAAAATTCCCTAAACTTATTGGTGTAAAGCTGACCGGAAAATTAAACGGATGGACCTCTGCAAAAGACGTGATCCTGAAGGTTGCAGGTATTCTTACTGTTAAAGGTGGTACCGGAGCAATCGTTGAATACTTTGGCGAAGGTGCTACAAATATGAGCTGTACGGGCAAAGGTACCATTTGCAATATGGGTGCTGAGATTGGTGCGACTACATCGACTTTCGGTTATGATGAGAGCATGGAGCGTTATCTGCGGGCGACCAACAGGGCCGACGTTGCTGATGCAGCCAATGCGATCAAAGAGTACCTGACCGGAGATCCTGAAGTTTATGCTGATCCTGAAAAATATTTCGATCAACTGATTGAAATCAATTTGTCTGAGCTTGAACCTTATCTTAACGGTCCGTTTACTCCTGATCTGGCCACCCCTATTTCTAAAATGAAGGAAGTTGCCCAAGCGAACGACTGGCCACTTAAGGTGGAATGGGGACTGATCGGTTCGTGTACGAATTCATCTTATGAAGACTTATCCAGAGCTGCTTCTATTGCCAAACAAGCCATAGATAAGGGCTTGACCACCAAGGCGGAGTTTGGTATTAATCCAGGCTCCGAGCAAGTTCGTTATACGGCAGATCGCGACGGTCTGCTTGGTACTTTTAAAGACCTGAACGCAACGATCTTCACAAATGCCTGTGGCCCTTGTATTGGCATGTGGGATCGCGTTGGCGCTGAAAAACAGGAGAAGAATACGATTGTACATTCCTTTAACAGGAACTTTGCAAAACGTGCCGATGGCAACCCTAATACATTTGCTTTTGTCACATCGCCGGAAATTGTTGCCGCTATCGCCATAGCTGGTGATCTTGGCTTTAACCCGCTTACAGATACGCTGACCAACAGCGCCGGCGAGCAGGTGAAACTTGATCCGCCTAAGGGTGATGAATTGCCGGTAAACGGTTATGCTGTGGAAGATGCGGGCTATCAGGCCCCGGCGGAAGACGGAAGTCATGTTCAGGTGATCGTATCACCTACCTCGCACCGTTTGCAACTGCTTGATCCTTTTGCTGCGTGGGAGGGTACAGACCTTAAGGGACTTAGATTGCTTATTAAAGCGAAAGGCAAGTGTACCACCGACCATATTTCAATGGCCGGACCTTGGTTGAAGTTCCGCGGACACCTTGACAATATTTCAAACAACATGCTGATTGGCGCGGTAAACTATTATAACGAGAAGACAGATTTCGTTAAAAATGCGCTTACAGGCGAATACGGACCGGTACCTGCAACACAACGTGCTTATAAGGCTGCCGGCATAGGATCTATTGTAGTTGGCGACGAGAACTATGGTGAAGGTTCTAGCCGTGAACATGCCGCTATGGAGCCGCGCCATCTTGGTGTTCGCGCTGTGCTTGTGAAGTCATTTGCCCGTATCCATGAAACGAATCTTAAGAAGCAGGGTATGCTTGCGCTGACTTTCGCTGATAAGGATGATTATGACAGAATTTTCGAAGATGACGTTGTTGACATCGTGGGGCTGACCTCGTTTGCGCCTAATACTCCGCTGACTTTGGTATTAAACCATGCAGATGGAAGCAAGGAAGAGATTGTAGTGAATCATAGCTACAATGCGCAGCAAATTGAATGGTTTAAAGCTGGCGGAGCGCTAAACATCATTCGCCGGGAGGCGGCTGCAAAAAATGCTTAG
- a CDS encoding TolC family protein, which produces MMKFIPICLALVATITTARAQEVITIQQAIERTLNNNLQIRKSRLNEDLAFENFQQSRLALYPSLNASLSQNMGWGRNNFGNTGIYENTQNYSFSPGLGASVDVFTGFAKLNQIRQNKILLEAGKANTDKVKNDLLLQVVTAYMDILFNKDRLSAASQQLEVSRQQLAQQQELFDVGNKTLADIAESKALVATSELDVTTAENALAISYLTLAQLMNMPSSVKYNVQAPPLSEFSAPGMTFDAESIYSQSLKFFPDIRLAELQTLAAEKGIDIAKGSYYPRISMNGSYGSYYNYNYNLPPAVQNQSFRDQLENNISKGIGMSISIPIFNGFQVRSNVKRAQINYLQSQTDEELTKINLNRIIYQAVADLKGARSTYESATKTFNARSESFAVIEQRYNVGLVNSLDFSTAQTNRNRAEIDMIRARYDLLFKAKVIDYYLGKQITF; this is translated from the coding sequence ATGATGAAGTTCATCCCCATATGCCTGGCATTGGTAGCCACTATAACAACGGCGCGCGCTCAGGAGGTTATCACCATTCAGCAGGCCATCGAGAGGACGCTTAATAATAACCTGCAGATCAGGAAATCCAGGCTTAATGAAGACCTGGCCTTCGAAAACTTCCAGCAGTCAAGACTGGCGCTATACCCTTCCCTAAATGCATCATTAAGTCAGAATATGGGGTGGGGACGTAACAATTTCGGTAACACGGGTATCTACGAAAACACCCAAAATTACAGCTTCAGCCCCGGGTTGGGAGCAAGTGTGGATGTTTTTACCGGCTTTGCCAAGCTGAACCAGATCAGACAGAACAAAATCCTTCTCGAAGCGGGTAAGGCCAACACCGACAAGGTAAAAAATGATTTGCTTTTGCAGGTGGTAACGGCTTACATGGATATACTATTCAACAAAGACAGGCTTAGTGCCGCCTCCCAGCAGCTCGAAGTGTCCAGACAGCAACTCGCACAGCAGCAGGAGCTTTTTGATGTTGGAAATAAGACGCTGGCCGATATTGCAGAGTCAAAAGCGCTTGTGGCTACATCCGAACTCGATGTAACTACAGCTGAAAATGCACTGGCAATATCTTACCTGACTTTGGCTCAGTTAATGAACATGCCCTCGTCCGTTAAGTACAATGTTCAGGCACCTCCGTTGAGTGAGTTTTCAGCGCCCGGAATGACCTTCGATGCTGAGTCAATTTACAGCCAGTCACTCAAGTTTTTTCCGGATATCAGGCTAGCCGAACTTCAAACCCTCGCGGCAGAAAAAGGTATTGATATTGCCAAGGGTAGCTATTATCCGCGGATTTCTATGAACGGAAGTTATGGCTCTTACTACAATTACAACTACAATCTGCCTCCCGCAGTGCAAAACCAAAGTTTCCGGGACCAGTTGGAAAATAATATCTCTAAGGGCATCGGTATGAGCATATCCATTCCCATATTCAATGGGTTCCAGGTCAGGTCGAATGTTAAAAGAGCCCAGATCAACTACCTTCAGTCGCAGACTGATGAGGAGCTCACCAAAATAAATCTCAACCGGATAATCTACCAAGCCGTGGCCGATTTGAAAGGCGCCAGAAGCACCTATGAGTCAGCGACTAAAACATTTAATGCCCGAAGCGAGTCCTTTGCCGTCATTGAGCAGCGCTATAACGTCGGCCTGGTTAATTCTCTTGATTTTAGTACTGCGCAGACAAACCGTAACCGTGCGGAGATCGATATGATCCGGGCCAGGTATGATTTGCTGTTTAAGGCGAAGGTCATCGACTATTATCTTGGTAAGCAGATCACATTCTAA